The following coding sequences lie in one Aspergillus puulaauensis MK2 DNA, chromosome 3, nearly complete sequence genomic window:
- a CDS encoding uncharacterized protein (InterPro:IPR000210,IPR011333;~PFAM:PF00651;~go_function: GO:0005515 - protein binding [Evidence IEA]), producing the protein MASRAAFEINMLTQGLLNMHICDIQARYHLEETTRNRSQSRQEDREAEVALPRGVLHDFKREAPNGFDRSSEVRMVLTFCENLCIAVKQRERTVEWGIMEQVVQLRSAVHRRIILNVGLEAAAEDDDLVLAAWVLQNEGNTILDFLEKPMYAAARAGNVDIVRCLMERLMRDDEMDRKINAALLGVRHTHPDAEDHLWMYRASVIVRALDVAIDQDFNEIVDLLMPLFQHVIQDETGWPVLRSFREVTIGRYIEFSREQCMSLISEQRMPRILRDSIRCRLEDSEPFDIAVVADGKEFMAHRDILVFWSGMFATCYLTMVTQVPLPESVSANTMQRVYSFMYSGIYEDSESEDREQVLKDLLEAAIYMRIPKLADRVKDLLNIGLDLKDEEDEIEGLCRGLAFSVMNDEDDVDGLCRGLAYSRM; encoded by the coding sequence ATGGCAAGCCGCGCCGCGTTCGAGATAAACATGCTGACACAAGGCCTGCTGAACATGCACATCTGCGATATCCAAGCCAGGTATCACCTAGAAGAGACCACGCGAAATCGAAGCCAGTCCAGACAGGAAGACAGGGAAGCCGAAGTCGCACTCCCACGAGGCGTACTGCACGATTTCAAACGCGAAGCGCCCAACGGATTCGACCGGTCCAGCGAAGTGCGGATGGTTCTCACCTTCTGCGAGAACCTGTGCATCGCTGTAAAACAACGGGAGCGGACTGTGGAGTGGGGGATTATGGAGCAGGTAGTGCAGCTCCGGTCTGCGGTGCATCGACGGATTATCCTGAATGTGGGCCTGGAAGCTGCggccgaggacgatgatCTGGTGCTTGCGGCGTGGGTTTTGCAGAATGAGGGGAATACGATATTGGATTTCCTAGAGAAGCCGATGTATGCTGCTGCGAGGGCTGGGAATGTTGATATTGTGCGGTGCTTGATGGAGCGGTTGATGCgggatgatgagatggataGGAAGATAAATGCTGCGTTGCTGGGGGTCAGGCACACGCATCCAGATGCTGAGGATCATCTTTGGATGTATCGGGCGAGTGTGATTGTCAGGGCCCTTGATGTTGCGATTGATCAGGATTTCAACGAGATTGTCGACCTGCTTATGCCGCTATTCCAGCATGTTATCCAAGATGAAACCGGGTGGCCAGTGTTGCGGTCCTTCAGGGAAGTGACAATTGGCCGATATATCGAGTTCAGCCGAGAGCAGTGTATGTCTTTGATCTCTGAACAGCGCATGCCTCGGATTTTGAGAGACAGTATTCGGTGCCGTCTAGAGGACAGTGAACCGTTTGATATTGCCGTTGTAGCGGACGGTAAAGAGTTCATGGCGCACCGCGACATTCTGGTCTTCTGGTCTGGGATGTTTGCGACATGTTACCTGACCATGGTCACTCAGGTTCCGCTCCCTGAAAGTGTTTCTGCCAATACGATGCAGAGAGTGTATAGTTTCATGTATTCCGGGATCTATGAGGACAGCGAGTCAGAAGATCGGGAGCAGGTGTTGAAGGATCTTCTAGAGGCAGCGATCTATATGAGGATTCCCAAGTTAGCGGACAGAGTTAAAGACTTGCTGAACATTGGGCTTGACCTaaaggacgaagaggacgaaatCGAGGGACTCTGTCGTGGTTTGGCCTTTTCGGTTATgaacgacgaagacgacgttGATGGGCTTTGTCGTGGTTTGGCCTATTCGCGTATGTGA
- a CDS encoding uncharacterized protein (COG:E;~EggNog:ENOG410PJ18;~InterPro:IPR013057;~PFAM:PF01490;~TransMembrane:11 (i89-110o116-138i158-179o185-215i227-249o278-299i311-332o352-372i393-414o426-448i460-483o)), which yields MKDSVGDPRSVWCWPCHWPGMPCPQHKRALPPPCTPVSLSCTNISAKMESPKIAPKEAPKDVQEAFHAEYTHDDVFGEITEEGPNYRNVGFVGTIILMMKTQIGMGVLAIPSALNVLGMVPGILCLIAMACITTWSAYIIGTFKLHHREVYSIDDAGAIMFGLPGRIVLSTGFCLYFIFNSGSAILSLSIGLNAVSTHATCTAAYVAIAAIVGFAFSSVRTLGKITWLAWVGLPCILVAVIMVTIAVGVQDRPDAAPKTDEPWVSDWKVAGNPSFAEAIAAVSNLLYAFSGTPGFFSIVSEMRDPNQYPGAMAICQACVTVVYAVIGCVVYYYCGSYVSSPALSSAGPLIKIVSYAFALPGLLVTMTIVSHIPAKFIFVHILRGSRHLNSNSLVHWGTWLGCTFSIIIIAWIIASTIPVFDSLVSLIGALLGPVMCLQPFGCMWLYDNWSKGAEKKTKRWGFMVFWSVMVVVVGTFLMVAGTYGSVKGIIDVYNESGGSAAFSCADNSGSV from the exons ATGAAAGACAGTGTGGGGGACCCCAGATCCGTGTGGTGTTGGCCCTGTCATTGGCCTGGAATGCCCTGTCCGCAACATAAAAGGGCCCTCCCCCCCCCTTGCACTCCAGTCAGCCTAAGCTGTACAAACATTTCCGCCAAAATGGAATCGCCCAAGATTGCCCCTAAAGAGGCACCCAAAGATGTGCAAGAGGCCTTCCACGCCGAATACACGCACGACGATGTCTTTGGAGAGATCACGGAAGAGGGCCCCAACTACCGCAAT GTCGGGTTCGTAGGAACCATCATTCTAATGATGAAGACGCAGATTGGCATGGGCGTGCTCGCTATCCCGTCTGCGTTGAACGTGCTGGGCATGGTTCCGGGCATTCTCTGCTTGATTGCCATGGCATGCATCACCACCTGGTCTGCCTATATCATTGGCACTTTCAAGCTGCACCACCGTGAGGTGTACAGCATTGACGACGCGGGTGCTATCATGTTTGGCCTGCCAGGTCGGATAGTTCTTTCGACTGGGTTCTGTCTCT acttcatcttcaacagTGGCTCCGCAATTCTCAGTCTGTCGATTGGCTTGAACGCGGTTTCTACACACGCTACATGCACGGCTGCCTATGTTGCTATTGCGGCGATAGTTGGCTTTGCCTTTTCAAGCGTGCGAACACTTGGGAAGATTACTTGGCTTGCCTGGGTCGGCCTGCCCTGTATTCTCGTTGCAGTGATCATGGTCACGATTGCAGTCGGTGTACAGGACCGTCCTGATGCTGCCCCCAAGACAGACGAGCCATGGGTCTCTGACTGGAAGGTTGCTGGCAATCCGTCCTTTGCAGAAGCCATTGCAGCAGTCTCGAACCTTTTATACGCCTTCTCCGGGACGCCTG gcttcttctccattgTGTCCGAGATGCGCGACCCGAACCAGTACCCAGGCGCCATGGCCATCTGTCAAGCCTGCGTCACCGTCGTCTACGCCGTGATCGGGTGTGTCGTCTACTACTACTGCGGCTCCTATGTCTCGTCGCCAGCACTCAGCTCAGCCGGTCCTCTTATCAAAATCGTCAGCTACGCATTTGCACTGCCAGGGCTTCTCGTCACCATGACCATCGTCTCACAC ATCCCCGCAAAATTCATCTTCGTGCATATCCTCCGCGGCTCTCGCCACCTaaactccaactccctcgTGCACTGGGGCACCTGGCTCGGCTGTAccttcagcatcatcatcatcgcctggaTCATCGCCAGCACAATCCCCGTTTTCGACTCGCTGGTCTCGCTAATCGGCGCTCTTCTCGGGCCCGTTATGTGCCTCCAGCCATTCGGATGCATGTGGCTCTACGATAACTGGAGCAAGGGCGCGGAGAAAAAGACCAAGCGCTGGGGGTTTATGGTGTTTTGGAGCGTGatggttgtggttgtagGGACTTTCCTTATGGTTGCTGGCACGTATGGCTCGGTGAAGGGGATTATTGATGTTTATAACGAGAGTGGGGGGTCGGCTGCTTTCTCTTGTGCGGATAACTCTGGGTCTGTTTAG
- a CDS encoding putative MFS multidrug transporter (COG:G;~EggNog:ENOG410QE31;~InterPro:IPR020846,IPR011701,IPR036259;~PFAM:PF07690;~TransMembrane:14 (i39-60o80-99i106-125o131-157i169-188o200-221i233-255o267-285i306-329o341-363i370-389o395-420i432-452o472-490i);~go_function: GO:0022857 - transmembrane transporter activity [Evidence IEA];~go_process: GO:0055085 - transmembrane transport [Evidence IEA]) translates to MTLKETEHEAPPSRGNGDSFDQISLERLGRERPASFSGAWSEIAFCFSIVMSQILAEYYISGSNVLLPTLIDELDFPPDATIWPSTSLSLAVTSTLLIFGRLTDMFGGYAIYIAGAGWLTISSILCGVSQSWLMLIICRALQGLGLAAFLPSGVMILGKTYRPGPRKNFVFSLYGACAAMGFFVGIFFSGLCSQYLTWRWYFFIGAILSAITMLSSIFYIPRDYKETRGNRSTMDWPGCALSVAGSVLFVFAIAYSSYAPEKWRTPYIPVCLILGVLCLGILTYVEGWVVKNPLLPSDMFRVKYMTPLAISLLFLYGSLGVYLLYAVLYMAEFMGATPFQMVAWTVPMAAGGLILSCVGGLIFHRISGTILLIISCLGYFGSAIFFAVVPIGGNYWAFVFPAMVCGTIGIDISFNLANIFITTNMPKARQGLAGALINCTLHMGIAVMLGFADIVHAETERLGAWKSYKAVFWFQAALALTGLVIVGLFVRVKEAKSELTIEEREALAAASGRSHGHGHAADRPKQADAGAEA, encoded by the exons ATGACGTTGAAGGAAACAGAGCATGAAGCTCCACCATCCAGGGGAAATGGCGATAGCTTCGACCAGATCTCGCTGGAACGCCTTGGACGCGAGAGACCCGCGTCGTTCTCTGGCGCGTGGTCAGAAATcgcattctgcttctcgatTGTGATGTCGCAAATCCTCGCG GAATACTACATCTCAGGTTCCAATGTCCTCCTGCCGACTCTGATCGATGAACTCGACTTCCCTCCTGATGCCACGATATGGCCGTCTACCTCGTTATCTCTCGCCGTGACCTccaccctcctcatcttcgggCGATTGACAGATATGTTCGGTGGATACGCGATCTATATTGCTGGGGCAGGGTGGTTGACAATATCGTCCATTCTATGCGGCGTGTCGCAGTcatggctgatgctgatTATCTGCCGAGCCCTGCAAGGCCTCGGTCTCGCCGCGTTTCTGCCTTCCGGAGTCATGATCTTGGGGAAGACATATCGACCTGGACCGCGGAAGAACTTCGTGTTTAGTCTCTATGGCGCGTGCGCGGCGATGGGATTCTTCGtcgggatcttcttctcggggCTCTGCAGTCAGTATCTCACCTGGAGATGGTATTTCTTCATCGGCGCGATTCTTTCCGCCATCACAATGCTCTCTTCGATCTTTTATATACCGCGCGACTACAAAGAGACGAGAGGGAACCGTTCCACCATGGACTGGCCCGGTTGTGCTCTGTCAGTGGCTGGATCGGTTCTATTCGTCTTTGCCATCGCCTACAGTTCCTACGCTCCAGAGAAATGGCGTACCCCATATATCCCCGTCTGCTTAATCCTCGGCGTTCTATGCCTCGGCATCTTGACATATGTCGAAGGCTGGGTCGTGAAGAACCCACTCCTCCCCAGCGACATGTTCCGCGTCAAATACATGACACCACTCGCCATCTCCCTGCTCTTCCTCTACGGCAGCTTAGGCGTCTACCTCCTCTACGCCGTCCTTTA TATGGCCGAATTCATGGGCGCAACCCCGTTCCAAATGGTCGCCTGGACCGTCCCCATGGCCGCCGGCGGGCTAATCCTCTCCTGCGTCGGCGGGCTAATCTTCCACCGCATCTCCGGCACAATCCTGCTCATAATCTCGTGTCTGGGGTACTTCGGGTCcgcgatcttcttcgccgtcgtccCCATCGGCGGGAACTACTGGGCCTTCGTGTTCCCCGCCATGGTCTGCGGCACCATCGGGATCGACATCAGCTTCAACCTGGccaacatcttcatcacGACGAACATGCCCAAGGCGCGGCAGGGTCTTGCGGGCGCGCTGATCAACTGTACCCTGCATATGGGCATTGCGGTGATGCTAGGGTTTGCGGATATCGTGCATGCTGAGACGGAGAGGTTGGGTGCGTGGAAGAGCTATAAAGCGGTTTTCTGGTTCCaggcggcgctggcgctgacgGGGTTGGTTATTGTGGGGCTCTTTGTGAgggtgaaggaggcgaagagtGAGTTGACGattgaggagagggaggcgTTGGCTGCGGCGTCTGGTCGCagtcatggtcatggtcatgcAGCAGATCGTCCTAAACAGGCGGACGCTGGGGCTGAGGCTTGA
- a CDS encoding Zn(II)2Cys6 transcription factor (COG:K;~EggNog:ENOG410PVKB;~InterPro:IPR036864,IPR021858,IPR001138;~PFAM:PF00172,PF11951;~go_function: GO:0000981 - DNA-binding transcription factor activity, RNA polymerase II-specific [Evidence IEA];~go_function: GO:0008270 - zinc ion binding [Evidence IEA];~go_process: GO:0006355 - regulation of transcription, DNA-templated [Evidence IEA]), giving the protein MSAVPLKEPCYTCRRRRIQCDRTQSPCLKCQKAGLQCLDKRPVRWVQGVAIRGTMRGRSYQNSSVSSSPVGDIETRLSSTGLSQHPNEQTSLVPTGSSLPLPISDATLSGVDVTSRYYLDYYNDRICRLFIVYDSGNNPFRSLIPLALNDSVLLDAVLALAARHRANFEQPFSTDGSGAPSVSMDVDREALRFKFRAIQGLARSVNAGSPNRDSTVASVFLLVFLDLLESGCDRWNYHLEGAKTLMALTPAHDPGRTVERVRKFIIKQTHLIEALGATFVRPALLSGSTSIDESASLLEDSVEESFLGCPEYILTAVQFFSLQRDIFSSENNTEQAGLDEITSVLDAVMGFDCYLWASALPLPVESAARDMDDLCKLAQAYKLGAMVYGRRVLDALQAVQTNQEAIVSELVKVINSLQNGSSLLKCALWPIIVAGLECRAPAQRNVLTQALEKFWQDTKCLNVTNAAKILQDYWRSTDQNLGTATNHWIFDMGRLSHDWLLI; this is encoded by the exons ATGAGCGCTGTTCCGCTGAAAGAACCGTGCTACACGTGCCGCCGGCGGCGTATCCAATGCGACCGCACCCAATCCCCCTGTCTGAAATGCCAGAAGGCGGGCCTGCAATGTCTCGACAAGAGGCCCGTTCGATGGGTGCAGGGCGTTGCCATACGTGGAACCATGAGAGGCCGATCATATCAGAACTCATCTGTTTCATCGTCCCCTGTGGGTGATATTGAGACGCGTCTTTCGTCCACTGGCCTGTCACAACATCCAAATGAGCAGACGAGCTTGGTTCCAACCGGATCATCGCTACCGCTCCCCATAAGCGACGCGACACTTTCTGGAGTGGATGTTACATCTCGATACTATCTGGATTACT ATAATGACCGCATATGCCggctcttcatcgtctacgACAGCGGCAATAATCCATTCCGCAGTCTGATACCTCTCGCCTTGAATGACTCGGTCCTTCTTGATGCCGTTCTGGCGCTGGCCGCTCGCCACCGGGCGAACTTTGAGCAGCCCTTTTCCACCGATGGCTCAGGTGCTCCGTCGGTCTCGATGGATGTGGATCGGGAGGCCCTTCGTTTCAAATTTCGTGCCATTCAAGGGCTGGCACGGTCCGTGAATGCTGGGTCTCCCAATCGGGATTCTACAGTCGCTAGTGTTTTCCTATTAGTGTTCCTTGACCTGCTTGAGTCTGGCTGTGATCGGTGGAATTACCACCTTGAAGGTGCAAAGACCTTGATGGCGCTGACACCAGCTCATGATCCGGGCCGGACTGTTGAGAGAGTGCGGAAATTCATAATTAAGCAAACCCACCT AATCGAAGCACTTGGGGCAACCTTTGTGCGCCCAGCTCTTCTCTCCGGGTCTACTTCAATCGATGAGTCCGCCAGCCTGCTGGAGGATTCCGTCGAAGAGTCATTTCTCGGATGCCCGGAATACATCCTGACCGCTGTCCAATTCTTCTCCCTACAGCGAGATATTTTCTCCAGCGAGAATAACACGGAGCAGGCTGGACTGGACGAGATCACCTCGGTCCTTGATGCGGTCATGGGGTTCGATTGCTACCTGTGGGCCTCGGCGTTGCCACTGCCTGTGGAATCTGCAGCGCGGGACATGGATGATCTATGCAAGCTCGCGCAGGCATACAAACTCGGCGCCATGGTGTACGGACGACGTGTTCTCGACGCACTGCAGGCGGTGCAGACAAACCAAGAGGCCATCGTGTCGGAGCTGGTCAAGGTCATCAACTCGCTGCAGAACGGATCCAGTCTGCTCAAGTGCGCACTGTGGCCGATTATCGTAGCGGGGCTGGAGTGCCGAGCGCCAGCACAGCGAAACGTCCTGACGCAGGCGCTGGAGAAGTTCTGGCAGGACACCAAGTGCTTGAATGTCACCAACGCCGCCAAGATACTGCAAGACTATTGGCGGAGCACGGACCAGAATCTTGGAACCGCAACCAATCACTGGATCTTCGACATGGGGCGTCTCAGCCACGATTGGCTGCTTATATAG
- a CDS encoding uncharacterized protein (TransMembrane:1 (i125-150o)), translating into MRVSTIVRDRNTKHEAMPVDFRITAIYPEDLEEWYRRVRQITDSVSQHSMAKYGDDEHDELEFEYDRQSFRVEESLDKEGLEHLKGQVWFTRVSPTQTRPGDVGNPSCRRRCCAREDEMTKNNQTIMIVILGVLLPVILLLLLLSAPAVMKLNCFGGPEN; encoded by the exons ATGAGAGTTTCAACTATCGTCCGAGACCGCAAC ACAAAGCATGAAGCCATGCCCGTTGACTTCAGAATCACGGCGATATATCCAGAGGATCTCGAAGAATGGTACCGCAGAGTCCGCCAAATCACCGATTCAGTTTCGCAGCACAGTATGGCGAAATatggcgacgacgagcaCGACGAGCTCGAATTTGAATACGACCGGCAGAGCTTTCGGGTTGAGGAGTCTCTTGACAAGGAAGGGCTGGAACATCTTAAGGGGCAGGTGTGGTTCACTCGGGTTTCGCCAACTCAGACACGCCCAGGGGACGTTGGAAACCCATCTTGCCGCCGTCGTTGCTGCGCCAGGGAAGACGAAATGACCAAGAACAATCAAACGATAATGATTGTAATACTgggcgttcttcttcccgtTATACTTCTACTCTTGCTTCTTTCTGCTCCTGCCGTTATGAAATTGAACTGCTTTGGCGGACCAGAAAACTGA
- a CDS encoding uncharacterized protein (COG:F;~EggNog:ENOG410PKDK;~InterPro:IPR006680,IPR011059,IPR011778,IPR032466;~MEROPS:MER0015112;~PFAM:PF01979;~go_component: GO:0005737 - cytoplasm [Evidence IEA];~go_function: GO:0016787 - hydrolase activity [Evidence IEA];~go_function: GO:0016810 - hydrolase activity, acting on carbon-nitrogen (but not peptide) bonds [Evidence IEA]), whose amino-acid sequence MEFDIIVRHGIIANANDVVSGQDIGVKDGLIACIGSNLPSSPSTTIIDAKGGYITPGGVDSHVHLEQPDLRQDSDTWETGTRSAVCGGTTTVLAFAVQQKTDKSIVPLVQDYSTLARGNAACDYGVHIILSNPTKHILDTELPEIVKTSGITSVKLYMTYDAMKVDDRGILDVLIATRKLGITTMIHAENHDMVSLITETLERDGQTDPYFHAISRPKIAEDEASYRAIALSELMDTPILLVHVSSETTASHIRRAQSRLLPVYGETCPQYLYLLSENLQGEEFEGAKCVCSPPVRESPEDLQAMWTAIANGTFTTYSSDHCATKFNASGGKRLGLVNGIPKFSKIPNGLPGLETRQPLLFKGVLDGKISIQDFVRVSCSNPAQLYGLPNKGVIFPGKDADLCIWYPKGQMQPLQLTNAMLHHDIDYSPFEGMTFYNWPRCTILRGKVVWDRDNGGYVGRKGDGNYLKRQSSMLRGPRNVFVNEWRPPTEVFEQSTRGSKCSSCLDCR is encoded by the exons ATGGAGTTTGATATAATTGTGAGGCATGGCATCATC GCCAATGCGAACGACGTTGTTTCTGGCCAGGATATAGGAGTCAAGGATGGATTGATTGCCTGCATCGGAAGCAAtctgccttcttcaccctccactACGATCATCGACGCCAAAGGCGGCTACATTACGCCTGGGGGGGTTGACTCCCATGTGCACCTCGAGCAGCCAGACCTAAGGCAAGACAGCGACACCTGGGAGACAGGCACACGCAGTGCTGTCTGCGGCGGGACCACAACTGTGCTTGCGTTTGCGGTGCAGCAGAAGACTGACAAGAGTATCGTCCCTCTCGTGCAAGATTATTCCACCCTCGCCAGGGGTAACGCTGCCTGCGACTACGGGGTTCACATCATTTTGTCGAATCCGACCAAGCACATCCTGGACACCGAGCTTCCAGAAATTGTCAAGACTTCGGGGATTACAAGCGTCAAGCTTTATATGACTTACGATGCTATGAAGGTAGACGACCGCGGCATTCTAGATGTCCTGATTGCAACTCGGAAGCTCGGAATCACGACTATGATCCATGCTGAAAACCATGATATGGTCTCTCT GATAACTGAGACGCTGGAGCGGGACGGGCAGACCGATCCCTACTTCCACGCCATTTCCCGGCCGAAGATagctgaggatgaagctTCC TATCGCGCCATTGCGCTTTCAGAACTGATGGACACCCCGATTCTATTAGTTCATGTATCAAGTGAGACCACTGCATCCCACATCCGCCGCGCCCAGTCCAGATTACTCCCAGTGTACGGTGAAACATGTCCCCAGTATCTATATCTCCTGTCGGAGAACTTACAAGGCGAGGAGTTCGAAGGCGCCAAGTGCGTCTGCTCGCCCCCCGTCCGGGAAAGTCCCGAAGACCTGCAGGCTATGTGGACGGCCATTGCCAATGGCACGTTCACGACGTACTCCTCCGATCACTGCGCAACGAA ATTCAATGCCTCTGGTGGAAAACGCCTCGGGCTGGTTAACGGGATTCCGAAATTCAGCAAGATCCCAAACGGCCTGCCCGGCTTAGAGACCCGTCAGCCGCTGCTCTTCAAGGGCGTCCTGGATGGTAAAATCAGCATTCAGGACTTTGTCCGAGTCAGCTGCTCAAATCCTGCCCAGCTCTACGGTCTTCCCAATAAGGGCGTTATTTTCCCCGGCAAGGACGCCGATTTGTGCATTTGGTACCCCAAGGGCCAAATGCAGCCGCTCCAACTCACGAATGCTATGCTGCACCATGACATAGACTATAGTCCCTTCGAGGGCATGACGTTTTATAACTGGCCGCGATGTACAATCCTGAGAGGCAAGGTCGTTTGGGATCGGGATAACGGTGGTTATGTAGGGAGGAAGGGCGATGGAAATTACCTAAAGCGGCAGTCTAGCATGCTTCGCGGTCCACGAAATGTTTTTGTTAACGAGTGGAGGCCCCCAACCGAAGTGTTCGAGCAGTCTACGAGGGGCAGCAAGTGTTCATCTTGCCTGGATTGCAGGTAG
- a CDS encoding aspartate/glutamate racemase family protein (COG:E;~EggNog:ENOG410PPX2;~InterPro:IPR001920,IPR015942;~PFAM:PF01177;~go_function: GO:0016855 - racemase and epimerase activity, acting on amino acids and derivatives [Evidence IEA];~go_function: GO:0036361 - racemase activity, acting on amino acids and derivatives [Evidence IEA];~go_process: GO:0006807 - nitrogen compound metabolic process [Evidence IEA]) — protein sequence MTENCVRLVQPTLPRDAEVIGFTASSHTAPTAVEGFSDAAISAAEAARQVVSLRDQYDAVLVACYSDHALIKVLREELDTPVVGIMEASLFIARTLGGRFGILGTSEQSKVSLEDTVRHYGFAGYCAGVASCGLGVLELKTRPEEEVIQTTCNVARDLVARGADTLTLGCAGMIKLQPAIQSAVGEDVQVIDGVAAGVQHLIGIVRMGCKTAKSGLYRSAAMRREARGQLFF from the coding sequence ATGACGGAGAACTGCGTGCGCTTGGTGCAGCCAACGCTGCCCCGGGATGCGGAGGTGATAGGCTTCACCGCGTCTAGCCATACCGCTCCCACCGCAGTAGAGGGCTTCTCAGACGCAGCAATATCTGCAGCAGAGGCAGCTCGCCAGGTCGTATCTCTGAGAGACCAGTATGACGCGGTTCTTGTGGCGTGCTACAGCGACCACGCGCTCATCAAGGTCCTCCGCGAAGAACTGGACACGCCAGTCGTTGGGATCATGGAGGCCAGTCTATTCATTGCGCGCACACTGGGCGGGCGCTTTGGGATTCTGGGGACGAGCGAACAGTCGAAGGTTTCGTTGGAAGATACGGTTCGTCATTATGGGTTTGCGGGATACTGTGCGGGAGTGGCGAGCTGTGGCTTGGGTGTTTTGGAGCTGAAAACGAGgccagaagaggaggttATCCAGACTACGTGTAATGTGGCAAGAGATTTGGTAGCCAGGGGTGCGGATACACTGACCTTGGGATGTGCTGGGATGATCAAGCTGCAACCCGCAATCCAGAGCGCTGTGGGCGAGGATGTACAAGTCATTGATGGAGTCGCTGCGGGTGTACAGCATCTCATTGGGATAGTCAGGATGGGTTGCAAAACAGCAAAGTCTGGGTTGTACAGGAGTGCGGCCATGAGAAGAGAGGCCCGAGGTCAATTATTCTTTTGA